The Gossypium hirsutum isolate 1008001.06 chromosome A03, Gossypium_hirsutum_v2.1, whole genome shotgun sequence genome contains the following window.
CGGATTACGAGCAGATGTATCGAAGCCATTGCTTTGAAAGCGTCCACACACCCTTCCAAGGTGAGCTTGTCACATAGTCATTCGAGAAGGGTCCGGGATGATGTATCATGTAATGGCGTAGAGGGCCAGCGGCAACGACCAGCAGCCAAAGGTTGGTGGGCTGAGGACATTGCTGAGTTGGGTATTGACCTTTACTGGAGAACCATGATTGCAATTAAATCTGATGGCAAAATACCCTCTAATCTCATTGGTGAAGCATTGCAAATCTATGCATCTAGATGGCTACctaatatttcaagaaaaataaaagctaCCAGAGAACCAGCTGGGTCCACCTCGGATTCGGACTCAGCTAGTGAGGTTACTTCGAAATCTAGGCTGCTGTTGGAGTCAATAGTGAGTTTGCTTCCATCGGAGAAAGGCGCTGTTTCGTGCAGTTTTCTACTTAAACTCTTGAAAGCAGCCAACATTCTTAAtgtttcatcttcttcaaagATGGAATTGGCTCGAAGGGTGGCACTTCAGGTAGAGGAAGCAAGAGTCAGTGATATGTTAATACCCTTATCAAGCTCAAGCAATACCCTCTATGATGTAGACATAGTCCTTACAATTTTGGAGCAATTCATGTTACAAGGACAGAGTCCACCAACTAGCCCTCCAAGATCGAAGCTGGGGACTGAAAGGAGAAGACGATCTCGTTCAGCCGAGAACATCGATTTTAAGCTTCAGGAAAGTAGGAGATCTTCTTCAGCATCACACAGTTCCAAACTGAAAGTAGCCAAAATTGTAGATGGGTATCTGCAACAGATTGCCAAGGACATAAATTTACCTCTATCAAAATTCATTGCAGTAGTTGAGACAATCCCCGATTTCTCCCGGCTCGACCATGACGAGCTTTACCGAGCCATTGACATTTATCTCaaggtaacaaaaaaaaaaggaaagaaagaaaactgATTTCATGCTGTCATTAGTTTGCCATATTTCAGACTTGTGTTGAATTCTAACAATATTGCTGCATTACCATTTAGGTTGTGGATCACCACTTTCAGAGGATAACTAAACTAAACCAACTCTATTGACTTAGTAGCCTTTTTCATGTTCTTGATTTAGGTGCAGTTAGGATACAGCTGACCTAACGAATGTAGCATAAATGATTTTACATTCTGCTGACTAAAATGTGACCGCAATTCAAATGCTCCCTTTGTTGACATTTACAGAGTTGTATTTCCTTGACTTTCATCATGGAGGGAAATCCTTGGCATAATTGCAATCATATCATTGAATAACATTAGCATTAAATAATTCTATTAGTGCTCACATGAAGGGCAGATAACCCTAGTTCTTGTTTTTCGAATATCCAGGCACACCCTGACCTAAACAAGAGTGAAAGGAAAAAACTGTGCCGCGTTCTAGACTGCAAAAAGCTCTCTGTTGAAGCCTGCATGCATGCTGCTCAAAATGAAAAACTTCCGCTTAGAGTAGTGGTACAAGTTCTGTTCTTCGAGCAAACTCGAGCTGCGACGACCGGGCACAAAGTGACTGACCTCCCTAGCAACATTAAGGCACTTTTAGCCTCTCATAACATTGATCCATCTAAGCCTCCAAGGGCTTTAAGCACTACTACTAGCATTCCAGGAGATGACCAATGGAGTACCGTCTCAGGCCTTAGATCACCAAAGTCTAGAATCTCAACATTAAGGATGAAGCTTGCCGAAGATGATGATTTGGACGAAAACGATATGAACCCTGATGGAATGGGAAGGCCTTCCAAGTTTAAAGGTTTCTGTGCTCTACCTACAGGACCCAAAAAAATGTTCAGTAGGTTGCTGTCCACCAATAGAAATGCCACTGAAAAGAGTTGAGTGATATTTTGTTCATTTCCAAGTTGGGGATGGTAATTTTAAGGGTAAAATATACACACTTCAATTTTTTCCCCCTTCCTTTTTGGTTCTTTGAACAAATTGCCTTGTAAGTTTAGCAGAGAAACAGAGAATCTCAATGTGCATTGTTGATGTAACCTAAAATAATAAGAATCAGAATTTCCAGGAGAAACTGGAAATTTCTCCTTGTTGAACTTGAATCTCtctctctttaaaaaaaaaaaagggactaaACTCCCCTAGTTGTAAATGACAAAACGTGGGGCCAATATGGCTGTTTTTGTCCATGAATCTGCAAACACTTTACTTTGTCACATAGTTGCAAATCCCTGGATCCTCCCCTGTTAATCAAAGATTTTAAGTGTTGCTTTTTTCCCCCTATCTGACAGGAAGGAATCAGGATGCAGTGCTGTTAAATTGGAATTTCTTTGTCTTACATCTTTGTTTTCAGCTAACTTCGGATATCTATGTACTCCTTATCCGCACAGAATCAGATTTTGTTTTTGCTTGAAATTCTTTGTAGGGAATCAACAGCGaagttggaaaaaaaaaaaaaacaatgatacAAGGAACAAAATCTGCAGGGTTTTGGCACTTCACATGGATGAGATACTTTGCTATTTCATATTATCaactttcaatttaattaaaaaataaaaacccaaattgaTATTACCTTGATTGAATGTAGAACTGCAAAAATATCCAAAAGTTGAGAATTCCATGTAACCTGGGCATATACAATGAAGAGAAAAAACAGCAAATATGTGATAAATGATTCCTTGTTTGTATTAATGAGATTTAGATGCATGCTAATTCAGATGTTCCTCACTTATCCATAGAATAGGCTAAAATTTTCGACATTACGTCAATCATATAGCACTACCACATCATAGTCGCGTCGGTCGTGGTTGTTTTATAACCATCATTTTATTCATCCTTATCAGAATCTTTACACCTGGATGAAATAGAAACATGGAACCTGGACAACATTCAAGAAGGATAAAGACAAAGACTACGTGGAAAGTCAAGAAGACTTTCAAGCTGATTTTCAAGATTGGCGGTAAACAAAAATTCAAAGCATCCATGTACAAACAAGATATGACAAAGACAACTGACAACATACGTGGAGGCAACAATAAATTCATCCTTATTAGAAACACTGTGCGGGATTGAAGAAAAATCAaatagattttagaaattttactaTAAATAGCAATGTAAAGAGCCTAAACGGGGCATcgaaaaatagtttagaaatctTTCCTTTTACTTTCAGTATCTTCTCTATAAGCAACCTTTCCTTGTAAAAATCTTTCCTTTAATAAAAAATAGATCTTCCGCACTTTAAATAGTCTGTAATAAAATATCAATCTTCCGCAACCTATATAACAACGGTTCTTggtcaaaagaaaattttttaaattattttgtaggaACTTTTCAAGGagacattttacaatttttaagacGTTGGGAAGAATCAGAAGTAGGAAAAGTCCAAAAAGGACAACTAATTAATCAAATAGGTACTCCTAAAGATCTTTTAAAAGGATTAACAAATattctaaaaacagaattttgtggttattttgataaaaaagatcAAGATAGTATAGCTAGTTATACcttatcaaaaattaaattatgtgatattagatatctagaagaattttctaaaaaaattcttcatgaatatcaaaaattaaaaaatgaaaatatagaattttggaaaaaccaatattttcataAACTACCCCCACCATGGGAtgagatatgtataaaaaaaatatgtcttATTTAGATAAACATAGTAAAGAATCAGGGATAGCAAAAGAAAATATAGATTCTATaggaaatagaattaattttgcaAGAGAAAAAATAACTCTACATTGTCTACAAACTAAAGCGgctaaacaagtaaaaaataaattaacttatagtcattgtacaaaaattctagaaaatgaaTGAGAATTTGGATGTAAAATAACACGTcctaatacatataaaaaacatagaaagaaaaatagaaaatataaatttattagatggaaaccaggaaataaaaaatatactggtaataataagaaaaagaaatagaatttttaggtttaaattaTCGGCTGATGGTCTTAAACTACAAgatcatattatagtaaaaataaaagaatttccagaagaaattaaaaaccaaaaacaaCTTCAACAATTTTTAGGTATAATTAATTATGGAAGAAACTTCTTTCCTAACTTATCTGAAAAAATAGGAgacttatatgaaaaattaaaaaaggataaaaCTTTTAGCTGGTCTAAAGAAGActcagaaattattaaaaatataaaatcagaaataaattataccccaaaagTCTATTTACCAAAACAAGGTGATAGATTAATTTTAGAAACCGATGCATCAGAAAAATATTGGGGATGTATTTAAAAGCTAAAACAGCAAAAAACGAAGAACTAATATGTGGATATAGTTCtggaaaatttaaatcaaatgaagttaattatgctatatatgaaaaagaattattagctattaaaaaagtaataaaaatatacctggctctgataccaattgctTGCTATATAGATTGCGGAAGATTGATATTTTATTACAGACTATTTAAAGTGCGGAGATCTATTTTTACAAGGAAAGGTTGTTTATAGAGAGGATACTGAAAGTAAAAGGAAagatttctaaactatttttcgATGCCCCGTTTAGGCTCTTTACATTGCTATTTATAGTAAAATTTCTAAACTCTATTTGATTTTTCTTCAATCCCGCACAGTGTTTCTGATAAGGATGAATTTATTGTTGCATCCACGTATGTTGTCAGTTGTCTTTGTCATATCTTGTTTGTACATGGATGCCTTGAATTTTTGTTTACCGCCAATCTTGAAAATCAGCTTGAAAGTCTTCTTGACTTTCCACGTGGTCTTTGTCTTTATCCTTCTTGGATGTTATCCAGGTTCCATGTTTCTATTTCATCCAGGCGTAAAGATTCTGATAatagtcttggtgaattccaAGTCTCCCACGTGTTCTTGATTTCTTCAATTATTTCTGAAGGGAAATCGTCTATTTCCATATCTGCTATTTCTTTAGCAGTTGTATGGATTCTTCATCTCTTGATTTTTGAATTAGGCTATTTTTATCAGCTACTATTCTTTTTCCATCGGTAGATAGTTTGTACGTTTGATCTTGAAGTACATGTCGTGCTGTTGACATTAAATCAATTCCGGCTTggatttgaaaatattttggatTATTGTAACACTTGTCAATGGTTTTGGTCAAgtgttttttatcttctttggcTGCTGATAAATAAGGACTATCAAACATTCGTTGAATAATCCATATTTGATATGGTTGATAGAATCGCTCTTTTTCAGCAATTCCAATAAGACTACTTATTTggatataaaaatagtaataaaaatcatcTTGATATACTAAAAGTGATAATATAGCTTTTATAATAGCAGGAAAATCTTTTAAtaagtgaaaagaaaagttttgtaCTACAATTTCCTTAACGAAACCCCATTCAATACTGTTTATATCAATTGGTTCATGATCTAATCTGAATTTTATAGTAGGAATTTCTTCCCCTATATCATTTAGATAAACATATGATTGTAAAAAGTATTCAGAAAAGACTTTTTTATATTGAGTCTGCTGGTTGCagataattttattgattttttcaaaaatttctgctGGTAGTATTTTCCtagctttattatataaacatattctaaacattttattcataatgGGACTATTTGTTCCTTTATGAATAAAGTATTGAAATATATCAATAAGATTATTTATCTCATTGATATTTGTATACTCTATTTCGAGTTCTTGCCAATCTCTGTATAAAACAGCTTTTAATAATAATTCATGtgcttcattttctttaattgttttttcAACTAGAAATTGTGAAAACTTTGTAAGAGCTCGTCTAAAATTTGCTCTTTGTTCTAaaatatgggttttccatatttcattaatatatttataaatttcatttgGTAATCctggattataaaaatcttttatttctggaatttgttgttgtttcaacaaattttctgctCCTTTTATAACTTCAGAATAACTGGCTTGATATGCTGAATTCGGATCTTGAGACCAAGGAGATTGAATTATTCTTTTTGAAGGGTATTTGTTTACCATTCTTGATGCATATGATGAAGGAGATCCAGTTGGTTGTCTTACCATTGGATAAGGAACATAATATCCTTGATTAGGATAGAATCCTGTTAATATAGGAGTAAATCCCTGATTGGGAGTAAATCCTTGATTAGGATTTATCTGCTTTCCTTTGTTGGGTTTTTTATGGACAGTAGTCCATTCCCCGACTTGTTCTAGAGgttttttacctctatccataaggcctgctaagataatcagcaataatattattagtacctttgacatataaaacttcaaaattgaaACTACATAAATCATTATACCATCTAATTCTTCTTGGTACACTTTCTAGACTATTAGAATCAATGATATTATGTTCCTTATCCAATGGTAAGACAACCAACTGGATCTCCTTCATCATATGCATCAAGAATGGTAAACGAATACCCTTCAAAAAGAATAATTCAATCTCCTTGGTCTCAAGATCCGAATTCAGCATATCAAGCCAGTTATTCTGAAGTTATAAAAGGagcagaaaatttgttgaaacaacaacaaattccagaaataaaagatttttataatccaggattaccaaataaaatttataaatatattaatgaaatatggaaaacTCATATTTTAGAACAAAGAGCAAATTTTAGATGAGCTCTTACAAAGTTTTCACAATTTctagttgaaaaaacaactaaaaaaaatgaagcaCATGAATTATTATTAAAAGCTGTTTTATACAGAGATTGGCAAGAACTCGAAATAGAGTATACAAATATCAATGAGATAAATAATCTTATTGATATATTTCAATACTTTATTCATAAATGAACAAATAGTCCcattatgaataaaatgtttagaatatgtttatataataaagctagaaaaatactaccagcagaaatttttgaaaaaatcaataaaattatctGCAACCAGCAGACTCAATATAAAAAAGTCTTTTCTGAATACTTTTTACAATCATATGTTTATCTAAATGATATAGGAGAAGAAATTCCTACTATAAAATTCAGATtagatcatgaaccatttgatataaacAGTATTGAATGGGGTTTCGTTAAGGAAATTGTAGtacaaaacttttcttttcacttaTTAAAAGATTTTCCTGCTATTATAAAAGCTATATTATCACTTTTAGTATATCAAgatgatttttattactatttttatatccAAATAAGTAGTCATTTAAAtaatggaaatagaattagaaaaaacaggaatagaatttttaggtttaaatttATCGGCTGATGGTCTTAAACTACAAgatcatattatagtaaaaataaaagattttccaaaagaaattaaaaaccaaaaacaaCTTCAACAATTTTTAGGTATAATTAATTATGGAAGAAACTTCTTTCCTAACTTATCTGAAAAAATAGGAgacttatatgaaaaattaaaaaaggataaaaCTTTTAGCTGGTCTAAAGAAGActcagaaattattaaaaatataaaatcagaaataaattataccccaaaagTCTATTTACCAAAACAAGGTGATAGATTAATTTTAGAAACCGATGCATCAGAAAAATATTGAAACTACATAAATCATTATACCATCTAATTCTTCTTGGTACACTTTCTAGACTATTATTAGTCAGAAATTGTTTGACTGCCTGGTTGtcagtttttataataaaattttcagatgctaaatatatgagaaaggttttattgcttttttaatagctaataattctttttcatatatagcataattaacttcatttgatttaaattttccaGAACTATATCCACATATTAGTTCTTCGTTTTTTGCtgttttagcttttaaaatacaTCCCCAATATTTTTCTGCTGCATCGGTTTCTAAAATTAATCTATCACCTTGTTTTGGTAAATAGActtttggggtataatttatttctgattttatatttttaataatttctgagTCTTCTTTAGACCAGCTAAAAGttttatccttttttaattttcatataagtCTCCTATTTTTTCAGATAAGTTAGGAAAGAAGTTTCTTCCATAATTAATTATACCTAAAAATTGTTGAAGttgtttttggttttaatttcttctggaaattcttttatttttactataatataatCTTATAGTTTAAGACCATCAGCCGATaaatttaaacctaaaaattctatttctgtttttctaattctattttcttaggGCTTAAAATAATTCCATGTTTTATGAATTCTTGGGAGATAATATTTAGATGTTTTCTATGCTTTTCCAGTGTTTCTGAAATATTAATATATCGTCTATATAAACtacacaaaattttttatatttattaaatatagaatccaTCCATCTTTGGAAGATTTGaggtgcattacataatccaaatggcattactctcCATTGATAATGACCATTAGGTGCACTAAAGGCTGTTAATGGTTTAGATTCATCAGTTAGTATTATTTGCCAAAATCCTGATTTACAATCAAATTTACTGAAATATTTTGCTTGTTTagcttgatttattaaaacatctTTCCGTGGAATAAAGTATCCATCAAAAATAGTATTTTGGTTTagtcttttataattaataaccattctagcttttcctctttttatttcagCATGGTTTCTTACCATAAAAGCTGGACTTGAGTGTGGactattagttttttctattaatccTTTTTTCCAATAATTCTTTGatttgtatatcaaattcatctatatcttgtttagtatagatcataggtttgattcaaattattttattaggattctttaattttatttcacaatATCTTGGACTATTTTcccataattttaatggttcttcactaaaattattttctagaattttaaacaaccaatgatttgtttctagttgtttaatttgttcttttcttaTTGGTCTAAATCCTTTATCACAAACAAATTTATGGTTTTCTATTAAAGGTATTTCTACAGAAGTTTTTTCTGTTGATAATATTACTAAATTTCTATCTATAGAAAACGGTAGatgatgatatataaaattatttcctaataatatgTCACCATGCATTTCAGGAAAACACAATATTTTAGGAATTacaaatcttacattatttatgtaaattggtatatttctagccttaaattgaattatggtttctttaccatcaattcctaTAGCTCTAATTGGATTTTTCATTAATTCCCATTTTTCTACAGGAATGGCATTTTCTCTACAACTACTTGTGGTAGCTCCAGtatctaataaagcatgcaaagaaTATGTTTTATAGTCTCTAAATTGAAGTGTAATTTCtaatatgtataatatttcctaggttggaaatttgaaaatgtaataatatcattttttcctATTTTCATTTGTTGAATAATAGTAGTAGATTgtatttcttccattctagtATTTCTAGAATTTCTGCTAGGTTCAGTAGGGAAAATAGGTATTTGAACTGTTTTCATACCTATCGGTGTTGTTGAATTTGTACTaatattatcttcttcttcttctatttgaGAATTAGAAGGtaaaactaaattatcatttgtatttgttatagcattatttttaaaatatagtctatctcctgatgacatatattctatagtacttACGGGTTTTGAAGTACTAGCACCACTTATTCTATCaatcatccaatcttttggaATTGACAGatcttttaaatgtaataattttggTTGTATTTCTGTAGTAAATTTATTGGGTTCAAATAactcaattatttattattgatttctttAATTTCTACTTCTGCCGTGTTggtatattcattaatagaagtccaactTATTGCTAAATCTTCTGCTAAATCgctaatttcagaattttttgtctgaattctTAAACATATGCATTCTTCTATTAGGGGATCTGtaatagatataaaatagtttggtttaactttaaatcctattacTCCAGTGTGTAAATTAAACTGAATACCACCAATAAGTGCTTTTATCGggttttcaaatcttttatctaataaaacCGCTATTATGGGTATATCATGTCCTTTTCTAAATAAAGCTCTAATTGTTATCATAATTATacctaaatgtatatatctaacttgaaggtatttctttttaatcctcttaattttttctttagtaaATAATGGAATTTCTGTTAATCCTCCTCTAGTATCCTTAGCGACTGTGTTGTCACTAATTTTTTCTATATGTCTTTGACTCCATATTTTAAActtagatattttatatatttcttctttagaaatgtgatttttatttattttttctatcatttcatcagaaaagtctttttcttcttcaatcaaatttcctaattttatgtcttgttgttcagacttaggaatttcttctaattgatttttagaactacttcctatattaaacataaatatatattcttcttcaTCTAAATCAGAATCCGTTTATGATATTAACTCATATAATATTTCTTCAGGATTTATTTCCTCTTCATAACAAatttctaaatcttgttcttCAAGACTTTTAATCATCTTTTTAGcactttttcctttattaggacAGTTTGGTGCTATATGGCCTTCTTCATCACAAATAAAACATTTACATAtctgttttttagattttttagaagtttttcttctaacaaattttttctttttcttattattaccagtatatttttatttcctggtttccatctaataaatttatattttctatttttctttctatgtttttttatatgtattaggACGTGTTGTTTTACATCcaaattcccattcattttctagaatttttgtacaatgactataagttaatttattttttacttgtttagcCGCTTTAGTTTGTAGACAATGTAGAGTTATTCTTTCTCTtgcaaaattaattctatttcctATAGAATCTATATTTTCTTTTGCTATCCCTGATTCTTTACTATGTTTATCTAAATAAgacacatatttttttatacatatctcaTCCCATGGTGGGGTGGTTtatgaaaatattggtttttccaaaattctatattttcatttttaatttttgatattcatgaagaaattttttagaaaattcttctagatatctaatatcacataatttaatttttgataagGTATAACTAGCTATACTATCTTgatcttttttatcaaaataaccacaaaattctgtttttagaatATTTGTTAATCCTTTTAAAAGATCTTTAGGAGTACCTATTTGATTAATTATTTGTCCTTTTTGGACTTTTCCTACTTCTGATTCTTCCCAACgtcttaaaaattgtaaaacgTCTCCTTGAAAAGTtcctacaaaataatttaaaaatttttcttttgacCAAGAACCGTTGTTATTTACAACTATTTTCATTGACTGTGCCCAATCATCAATGGTTTTTTCATAGTCTGATATTGAAATATTAGTCAAATCTAAATATATTCCACCTTGAgccatatttcttttatttaaatcatctatcctatgtGGTATAGGTATAGTTTGACTTGGTTGTTGATTAGAAGATTCGCCTGTATATTCAGTTTTAACTTCATTAGTAGCTATATTTTCAGTTTGATTACCAAAAATTCTTGTTGTATTTTCAACTGTTTCAAAGTCTTTATTTAAAGCTCTCAGATAATCATCTTTTTGAATATCTGattctaattttcttttaccATAAGGGTCTGTTTGATCAGTATCCATAGGTTCGGGGACTTCTATATTTTCATCCTCATCTGTTGAAgtgttttcttcatcagatttatAACTAGTTACATTTAAATCTTCTTGATTATCAGAATTACTAGAACTACTACTTtctgtaatatcataatttaacatatagtgataattaaactgagtaaatagatttttatgtttttcataaagttcttctattaattttaagtattctattctttcatttttatcagtacttttagtaaatttgaCTTTCCAATGTTCTATTAATTCTTTATAAGATTGgaaatcatatttttgttgagtaatattttttcttctctgtttttcagattttttatttctattaatagtAGAAGATGACTCTTCTGAAGaagtttcttcttcttcatctgataaagttaaaattatattactattaCCATAATATAATAGACCTAAATCTATATCTGattccatattattattattaatcacctgatctaatttattattgacttctgataaaatttctttagattTGTTGTTCAAATCTAATTCTTTAATATCTCCCatgtaatttactttttcttctatattactgactttattatatattttattataatatatggaTGTTATatctattaaactattaaatccTTTACTAAGGGccgaaatattattttcttgtttagAATCTATATGCATAATATGATTGCAGGTTTTATCTTTATATAAATAATCTGTCTCTTCCATGTTACTTATCTTTGGTACCTAAAACCGTCTGTTATATTATTTTGTCTTAACACACAAAGGCCTATTGTCTCTCACCTAGACTGAAAAAGGCAAAAGTTAGACAAAATAACAGATATATAGGTTTCAAGATAAACAACCACGAAATTAACTTGATTGTAAATTAAAGATAAGAACTTACAAATGAGTATTATGATATGAATTTCTCCAAGAACCGTAACTCGTGGGGCCTCTGATACCAATTGCTTGCTATATAGATTGCAGAAGATTGATATTTTATTACATTCCATTTCCAATGGCCATTCGCTATGTGTTTCCTTCCCATTTAATTTTCCCCCTCATATTAGACAGCTGTGCTATATATGCACTATGATTAACTTGGTCG
Protein-coding sequences here:
- the LOC107886661 gene encoding BTB/POZ domain-containing protein At1g67900, with amino-acid sequence MKFMKLGSRPDTFYTNEAVRSVSSEVTSDLIVQVKGSRYLLHKFPLLSKCLRLQRICSESPETLQHQIVQIPDFPGGTEAFELCAKFCYGITITLSAYNIVAARCAAEYLQMTEDVEKGNLVYKLEVFFNSCILHGWRDSIVTLHTTKAFPLWSEDLRITSRCIEAIALKASTHPSKVSLSHSHSRRVRDDVSCNGVEGQRQRPAAKGWWAEDIAELGIDLYWRTMIAIKSDGKIPSNLIGEALQIYASRWLPNISRKIKATREPAGSTSDSDSASEVTSKSRLLLESIVSLLPSEKGAVSCSFLLKLLKAANILNVSSSSKMELARRVALQVEEARVSDMLIPLSSSSNTLYDVDIVLTILEQFMLQGQSPPTSPPRSKLGTERRRRSRSAENIDFKLQESRRSSSASHSSKLKVAKIVDGYLQQIAKDINLPLSKFIAVVETIPDFSRLDHDELYRAIDIYLKAHPDLNKSERKKLCRVLDCKKLSVEACMHAAQNEKLPLRVVVQVLFFEQTRAATTGHKVTDLPSNIKALLASHNIDPSKPPRALSTTTSIPGDDQWSTVSGLRSPKSRISTLRMKLAEDDDLDENDMNPDGMGRPSKFKGFCALPTGPKKMFSRLLSTNRNATEKS